Proteins encoded together in one Myxococcales bacterium window:
- a CDS encoding iron ABC transporter permease gives MATVARARVPARFAVTASVVAFVVALVLGVVVGAEPVSLGRALAEDGFDRAVVLVRLPRVVLGAVAGAGLSTVGVALQASLRNPLAEPYVLGVSGGSALGATVAIVLGLSQLSWLGASLLPLAALAGGLLAVMVVQALSRGRGHEGKATVLLVGVVVNAFASALITLLKTTVSAEKSQALLFWLVGFLDATSRPEAIVFVTVYTVAGCLVLFRDAPSLNLLALGDETAESLGVDTRALSRRALFASSLVVGAVVSVTGLIGFVGLVVPHALRRAIGPDVKVLVPTAFFGGAAFLVLCDMAARIAFRALGTTPPVGAITALVGGPLLVWLLRRRR, from the coding sequence GTGGCGACCGTGGCGCGCGCGCGCGTGCCCGCTCGCTTCGCGGTGACGGCGTCCGTCGTCGCGTTCGTCGTCGCGCTCGTGCTCGGCGTCGTCGTCGGAGCCGAGCCGGTCTCGCTCGGGCGCGCGCTCGCGGAGGACGGCTTCGACCGCGCGGTGGTGCTGGTTCGTCTTCCTCGCGTCGTGCTCGGGGCGGTGGCGGGCGCGGGGCTCAGCACGGTCGGCGTCGCGCTCCAGGCTTCGCTACGAAACCCGCTCGCGGAGCCCTACGTGCTCGGCGTGTCGGGGGGCTCGGCGCTCGGCGCGACGGTCGCGATCGTGCTCGGGCTCTCGCAGCTCTCGTGGCTCGGGGCATCGCTCCTTCCCCTCGCGGCGCTCGCGGGTGGGCTGCTCGCCGTGATGGTCGTCCAGGCGCTCTCTCGAGGCCGTGGGCACGAGGGCAAAGCCACCGTGCTCCTCGTCGGTGTGGTCGTGAACGCCTTCGCCTCCGCGCTCATCACCCTCCTCAAGACCACGGTCTCCGCCGAGAAATCCCAGGCTCTCCTCTTCTGGCTCGTCGGGTTCCTCGACGCGACCTCGCGCCCGGAGGCCATCGTGTTCGTCACCGTGTACACGGTCGCGGGCTGTCTCGTGCTCTTCCGCGACGCCCCCTCGCTCAACCTGCTCGCCCTCGGGGACGAGACCGCCGAGAGCCTCGGGGTCGACACACGAGCGCTCTCGCGGCGCGCCCTCTTCGCGTCGTCGCTCGTGGTCGGTGCGGTCGTGAGCGTCACGGGGCTCATCGGGTTCGTGGGCCTCGTCGTGCCCCACGCGCTGCGCCGTGCGATCGGTCCCGACGTGAAAGTCCTCGTACCTACTGCCTTTTTTGGCGGAGCGGCGTTCCTTGTCCTCTGCGACATGGCCGCGCGGATCGCGTTCCGCGCGCTCGGCACCACGCCTCCGGTCGGCGCCATCACCGCGCTCGTCGGAGGTCCGCTGCTCGTCTGGCTCTTGCGTCGCCGCCGCTGA
- a CDS encoding protein kinase, with translation MGPSQPDGNVRVIGRYALYGPLAAGGMATVHFGRLLGPVGFSRTVAIKRLHAQFAQDPEFVSMFLDEARLAARIRHPNVVPTLDVVATDGELFLVMDYVAGESLARLARTFADRGTRMPFRIASAIMAGVLHGLHAAHEAKDERGMALGIVHRDVSPQNVLVGTDGVAKILDFGVAKAAGRSQTTREGQIKGKLAYMPPEQLRGMPVTRGTDIYAAGVVLWELVTGQRLFSGDNEGVIVAKVLHGDVQSPSSVLAEKGARLTGDEVAALPRLERILFRALAATPEERFATAKEMAVELERAVPPATSSDVGEWVEVHAHAVLEQRAVRVAEIESGATDIPLEARPSGRMPTAVAVVANAENPTRIVSPSNPDITPPVTQPSSLSVVTGTSSIPAARPNANSWVFVLGIAVLALLVIGGGVAFRYSKPPPTVGAEPTASAPLGSGPSTSPSAPPTASTPSAVVVGVGVSPEPSASAPTPPHTGASTASTPPKKPPPFVPRPANTCNPPYTTDVNGIRHYKPGCI, from the coding sequence GTGGGACCCTCCCAGCCAGATGGCAACGTCCGAGTCATCGGACGCTATGCCCTCTATGGCCCGCTCGCGGCGGGTGGCATGGCCACGGTGCATTTCGGGCGGCTGCTCGGACCCGTAGGGTTTTCCCGCACCGTCGCGATCAAGCGCCTGCACGCGCAGTTCGCCCAAGATCCCGAGTTCGTGTCGATGTTCCTCGACGAGGCCCGCCTCGCCGCGCGTATCCGCCACCCGAACGTCGTGCCCACGCTCGACGTCGTCGCGACCGACGGCGAGCTCTTCCTCGTCATGGATTACGTCGCGGGAGAGTCCCTCGCGCGCCTCGCGCGGACCTTCGCCGACAGGGGCACGCGCATGCCCTTCCGCATCGCCTCGGCGATCATGGCCGGGGTGCTCCACGGGCTCCACGCCGCGCACGAAGCCAAAGACGAGCGGGGCATGGCGCTCGGCATCGTGCACCGCGACGTGTCGCCTCAGAACGTGCTCGTCGGCACCGACGGGGTCGCCAAAATCCTCGACTTCGGCGTCGCCAAGGCCGCGGGGCGATCGCAGACCACGCGCGAGGGCCAAATCAAAGGCAAGCTCGCGTACATGCCTCCGGAGCAGCTCCGCGGCATGCCCGTCACGCGCGGCACCGACATCTACGCCGCGGGCGTCGTCCTCTGGGAGCTCGTCACCGGGCAGCGGCTCTTCTCGGGCGACAACGAGGGAGTGATCGTCGCCAAGGTCCTCCACGGCGACGTCCAGTCGCCTTCCTCCGTGCTCGCGGAGAAAGGCGCGAGGCTCACGGGAGACGAGGTCGCCGCGCTCCCTCGGCTCGAGCGCATCCTGTTCCGCGCGCTCGCGGCGACGCCCGAAGAACGGTTCGCGACCGCCAAGGAGATGGCCGTCGAGCTCGAACGTGCCGTCCCTCCGGCGACGAGCTCCGACGTGGGCGAGTGGGTCGAGGTCCACGCCCACGCGGTGCTCGAGCAGCGTGCCGTGCGCGTCGCCGAGATCGAGAGCGGCGCGACCGACATCCCGCTCGAGGCGAGGCCCTCGGGGCGCATGCCGACGGCCGTCGCGGTGGTGGCCAACGCCGAGAACCCCACCCGCATCGTCAGCCCCTCGAACCCCGACATCACCCCCCCGGTCACGCAGCCTTCGAGCCTCTCGGTCGTCACCGGGACGTCGTCGATCCCCGCCGCGCGGCCGAACGCGAACAGCTGGGTGTTCGTCCTCGGCATCGCGGTCCTGGCTCTCCTCGTGATCGGGGGAGGGGTGGCGTTCCGTTACTCGAAGCCCCCCCCCACCGTGGGAGCCGAGCCGACCGCGAGCGCGCCACTGGGGTCCGGCCCCTCGACGAGCCCCTCCGCACCGCCGACCGCGAGCACGCCCTCCGCGGTCGTCGTGGGGGTTGGAGTCTCTCCGGAGCCGTCGGCGAGCGCACCCACACCACCTCACACCGGAGCCTCGACGGCTTCCACGCCTCCGAAGAAGCCGCCGCCTTTCGTGCCCAGGCCGGCGAACACGTGCAATCCGCCCTACACGACGGACGTGAACGGTATCCGGCACTACAAACCCGGCTGCATCTGA
- a CDS encoding TonB-dependent receptor, whose product MTLYFGGLRGVARAAEPEEVSVRGGEAGGFVAKADERRAPREITDAASLVSPLPGVHVRRLGGDDAFATISIRGSSSSQVAISLAGVPLTGGADPSLDLATLPLWPGIEARAYRSFAPATLGQGSLGGTLAIAAPRVGGPARTEVWSAVGSFGAMRLRAADSRSLGEGELAPHVTTAISANRSDGDFSYVDPLAAAAGTERTQIRENASVSAANGLVSWSLPVRTAHARPGRITALVLLQARRQGNPGTTKAPTTTETLSSGRAVGSIEVALPLLAESTAYARLWGRRDALSLRARPDEAIRTLTPSFTDDTVAAAGGSLGLRARPHPRARVDLRLDAQGERFAPGTWEGATSPAGATRAQTGVGTDLDLRPHERVTLAASGRVDVWHDTSNDALTRSEDAARATGHVGAEATFGPVVLASHVGHLARAPGFVERYGNRGMVLGSPDLRPEAATTLDAGAKVGGARGALRGYAELTGFSTWADDLIVLVPQGAYGRARATNIGEARIAGLEALVDGKAGPLDSRVSYTYLATANDTACDVTRPSTGPCAPAPLPGRPGHDLVVDVGVTLGPARFRYGLDVVADLRADLSGAVTVPPRALQSVGARVTLPYGPHVVTFALDVSNLFDVRAASYTGLFGPVREPIGDLYEYPLPGRAFLASMRLTSPR is encoded by the coding sequence TTGACCCTCTACTTCGGCGGCTTGCGTGGCGTGGCTCGTGCGGCCGAGCCCGAAGAGGTGTCCGTGCGAGGTGGCGAGGCGGGAGGCTTCGTCGCCAAGGCCGACGAGCGCCGCGCCCCACGCGAGATCACCGACGCCGCGAGCCTCGTCTCTCCGCTCCCGGGGGTGCACGTCCGCAGGCTCGGGGGAGACGACGCGTTCGCGACGATCTCGATCCGCGGCTCGTCGTCGTCGCAGGTGGCCATCTCGCTCGCGGGGGTTCCCCTCACGGGGGGCGCAGATCCGAGCCTCGATCTGGCGACGCTGCCGCTTTGGCCGGGCATCGAGGCGCGCGCGTACCGGAGCTTCGCGCCGGCGACGCTGGGGCAAGGCTCGCTCGGGGGCACGCTCGCCATCGCGGCGCCGAGGGTGGGAGGGCCCGCCCGCACCGAGGTGTGGTCGGCCGTGGGGTCGTTCGGGGCCATGCGCCTCCGCGCAGCCGACTCGCGATCCCTCGGGGAGGGCGAGCTCGCCCCGCACGTGACCACGGCCATCTCGGCGAACCGGAGCGACGGCGACTTCTCCTACGTCGATCCGTTGGCCGCCGCGGCAGGCACGGAACGCACACAAATCCGCGAAAACGCTTCTGTTTCTGCTGCAAACGGGCTCGTCTCGTGGTCGCTCCCCGTGAGGACGGCCCACGCGCGCCCGGGCAGGATCACGGCCCTCGTACTGCTCCAAGCGAGGCGCCAAGGGAACCCGGGGACCACGAAGGCCCCCACGACCACGGAGACGCTCTCGAGCGGCCGCGCCGTAGGCTCGATCGAGGTCGCCCTGCCTTTGCTCGCCGAGAGCACCGCGTACGCGCGGCTCTGGGGGAGGCGCGACGCCCTCTCGCTCCGCGCGCGCCCCGACGAGGCCATTCGAACGCTCACGCCGAGCTTCACCGACGACACCGTGGCGGCGGCTGGCGGCTCGCTCGGGCTCCGCGCACGCCCGCACCCACGCGCGCGCGTCGACCTTCGCCTCGATGCCCAGGGAGAGCGGTTCGCGCCCGGCACGTGGGAGGGCGCGACGTCCCCCGCGGGGGCCACACGCGCCCAGACCGGCGTGGGCACCGATCTCGACCTTCGACCGCACGAGCGCGTCACGCTCGCCGCGAGCGGGCGCGTGGACGTGTGGCACGACACCTCGAACGACGCGCTCACACGCAGCGAGGACGCGGCGCGCGCCACGGGGCACGTGGGCGCCGAGGCCACCTTTGGTCCCGTGGTGCTCGCGAGCCACGTCGGGCACCTCGCGAGGGCCCCAGGTTTCGTCGAGAGGTACGGCAACCGCGGCATGGTGCTCGGCTCCCCCGATCTCCGCCCCGAGGCCGCCACGACGCTCGACGCCGGCGCGAAGGTCGGAGGAGCCCGAGGCGCGCTGCGCGGGTACGCCGAGCTCACCGGGTTCTCCACGTGGGCCGACGATCTCATCGTGCTCGTGCCGCAGGGCGCGTACGGGCGCGCGCGCGCCACCAACATAGGAGAGGCGCGGATCGCCGGCCTCGAGGCGCTCGTCGACGGGAAGGCGGGGCCGCTCGACTCACGTGTATCCTACACGTACTTGGCAACGGCCAACGACACGGCCTGCGACGTCACGCGCCCCTCGACCGGACCGTGCGCGCCCGCGCCCCTCCCGGGTCGCCCGGGGCACGACCTGGTCGTCGACGTGGGGGTCACGCTGGGGCCCGCGCGATTTCGCTACGGGCTCGACGTGGTGGCCGATTTGCGGGCCGATCTCTCGGGTGCCGTGACCGTCCCGCCGCGCGCGCTCCAGAGCGTCGGAGCTCGGGTGACGTTGCCCTACGGCCCCCACGTCGTCACCTTCGCGCTCGATGTGTCGAACCTCTTCGACGTACGCGCGGCGAGCTACACGGGGCTCTTCGGGCCGGTGCGCGAGCCCATCGGCGACCTCTACGAGTACCCGCTCCCCGGGCGCGCGTTCCTCGCGTCGATGAGGCTCACCTCGCCGCGGTGA
- a CDS encoding site-2 protease family protein, producing the protein MRIGSYVLTILGLALLMIVHEAGHYFVARYFGMRVEKFSIGFGPTIWKHKPKDSPTTFQVGIIPFLAYVKIAGMNPYEEIAEDDKGSYANASLKARIATICAGSIANYLFASVFFFFGFLIGGQRIVDETSMRVSVHPDGPAAKVGVVAGDRMVSVNGEKVSDWKDLTRLIGPHAGQEIDLEIERNGQILHLKPTPQKDPTAPDDPKAVGKILIGPESYVLPVSVGEAVVLSVKSPPKVVIGFVQGMARMLTFKEKPQVSSVVGIVKDMSATVRESIDEALRQFGGLSAYIGAFNLLPFPALDGGRMLFLLYEGVARRKADAKTEAKVHVVGLVMFFMLFLFATYSDIFLKK; encoded by the coding sequence ATGCGCATCGGCTCGTACGTCCTGACGATACTCGGGCTTGCCCTCCTCATGATCGTCCACGAGGCCGGACACTACTTCGTCGCGCGCTACTTCGGCATGCGGGTCGAGAAATTCTCGATCGGGTTCGGTCCCACCATTTGGAAGCACAAGCCGAAGGACAGCCCGACCACCTTCCAGGTCGGCATCATCCCCTTCCTCGCCTACGTGAAGATCGCGGGGATGAACCCCTACGAGGAGATCGCGGAGGACGACAAGGGCAGCTACGCCAACGCGTCGCTCAAGGCGCGCATCGCCACCATCTGCGCAGGGTCGATCGCCAACTACCTCTTCGCGTCCGTCTTCTTCTTCTTCGGCTTCCTCATCGGTGGGCAGCGCATCGTCGACGAGACGAGCATGCGGGTCAGCGTCCACCCCGACGGTCCCGCGGCCAAGGTGGGCGTCGTCGCCGGGGATCGTATGGTGTCGGTGAACGGCGAGAAGGTCTCCGACTGGAAGGACCTGACGCGCCTCATCGGCCCACACGCCGGCCAAGAGATCGACCTCGAAATCGAGCGAAACGGCCAGATCCTCCACCTGAAGCCCACCCCCCAGAAGGACCCGACCGCCCCCGACGACCCGAAGGCCGTCGGCAAGATCCTGATCGGGCCCGAGAGCTACGTGCTCCCCGTGTCCGTCGGTGAGGCCGTCGTGCTCAGCGTCAAGTCGCCGCCGAAGGTGGTCATCGGCTTCGTCCAGGGCATGGCCCGCATGCTCACCTTCAAAGAGAAGCCGCAGGTCAGCAGCGTCGTGGGCATCGTCAAAGACATGAGCGCCACGGTGCGCGAGAGCATCGACGAGGCGCTGCGCCAGTTCGGTGGGCTCTCGGCCTACATCGGCGCGTTCAACCTCTTGCCGTTCCCCGCGCTCGACGGCGGCCGAATGCTCTTTCTCCTCTACGAGGGCGTCGCGCGCCGCAAGGCCGACGCGAAGACCGAGGCGAAGGTGCACGTCGTCGGCCTCGTGATGTTCTTCATGCTGTTCCTCTTCGCCACCTACAGCGACATCTTCTTGAAGAAGTAG